Proteins encoded in a region of the Apostichopus japonicus isolate 1M-3 chromosome 19, ASM3797524v1, whole genome shotgun sequence genome:
- the LOC139960522 gene encoding uncharacterized protein, protein MSGYGRPPPDAENMISLKVDNLSYGTKPEDLEHLFSKYGRVGDVYIPRDRFTKESRGFAFVRFYEKRDAEEAMDDLHGEIFEDRELRVQKAKYGRPSRPPPYNYRGQYDRGYGNRYGGGGGGGGGGGYGGGRRHQSRDSRRRSRSRSPRRRKSYSRSRSRSPRRSPRRSPRRSPRRRSVSRSKSRSPPRGSSPVKRSHSRSKSQSPQRNRSPSPQKSRSRSRSRSRSRSPAE, encoded by the exons ATGTCTGGATATGGAAGACCACCACCAGACGcagaaaacatgatatctcttAAGGTCGATAATCTATCATATGGAACAAAACCTGAGGATCTAGAGCATTTGTTTTCTAAGTATGGCCGAGTTGGTGACGTGTATATTCCACGGGATCGTTTCACAAAGGAAAGTCGTGGGTTTGCCTTTGTAAGGTTTTACGAGAAAAGAGATGCAGAAGAAGCCATGGATGATCTCCACGGAGAAATATTTGAGGATCGCGAATTGCGAGTGCAGAAGGCTAAATATGGCCGACCAAGCAGACCACCACCATATAATTACCGAGGGCAATATGATCGCGGTTACGGCAACCGGTATGGCGGCGGCggcggtggtggtggtggtggaggcTATGGCGGCGGCAGGCGACACCAGTCAAGGGACTCAAGGAGAAG atcaAGATCCAGGTCCCCACGCCGCCGCAAAAGTTACTCAAGATCACGCTCTAGGTCTCCACGTAGGTCCCCACGCAGATCTCCAAGGAGGTCACCAAGGAGAAGATCAGTATCCAGAAGCAAATCCAGGAGCCCACCAAGAGGTTCATCTCCAGTAAAGAGATCGCACTCAAGGTCAAAGTCACAGTCGCCGCAAAGGAACCGAAGTCCATCGCCCCAGAAGTCCAGATCAAGATCTCGCTCACGATCACGCTCGCGCTCACCTGCAGAATGA